The Vibrio tubiashii ATCC 19109 genome has a segment encoding these proteins:
- a CDS encoding response regulator transcription factor, translating into MNRVLLVEDNREVAGILFDYFECEGMELDYADNGELGLQLALEGTFDLILLDLMLPRMDGLTVCNKLRETGVNTPVLMLTALDNRDDMLNGFKHGADDYLTKPFDLEILEARIHALIKRYKGQVASSVLQFGSLKIDQRTRQAYRQDKLLALNPTTYTILEMLCQRAPEVVTRQEISEKLWQESEPNNDVLRSHIYQLRNQLDKPFHAPMLTTIPKIGFRLEDI; encoded by the coding sequence ATGAACAGAGTATTACTGGTTGAAGATAACCGAGAGGTTGCGGGTATCTTGTTTGATTACTTCGAGTGTGAAGGAATGGAACTCGATTACGCAGACAACGGCGAACTAGGTCTGCAACTGGCACTGGAAGGCACTTTTGACTTAATACTGCTCGACCTCATGCTGCCGAGAATGGACGGTCTGACCGTGTGCAACAAGCTAAGAGAAACTGGCGTTAACACACCTGTGCTGATGCTGACTGCGCTTGATAATCGAGACGATATGCTTAACGGCTTTAAACATGGTGCCGATGACTATCTGACGAAACCGTTTGATTTAGAGATTCTTGAAGCGCGCATCCACGCTTTGATCAAACGCTACAAGGGCCAAGTCGCTAGCTCCGTTTTACAATTTGGCAGTTTGAAGATCGACCAGAGAACTCGCCAAGCTTATCGCCAAGATAAGCTATTGGCCTTAAACCCGACCACTTACACGATTCTAGAGATGCTTTGTCAGCGCGCCCCTGAGGTCGTGACTCGACAAGAGATCTCCGAAAAGCTGTGGCAAGAAAGCGAACCCAACAACGATGTTCTGCGCAGCCATATTTATCAGCTACGCAACCAGCTCGATAAGCCTTTTCATGCGCCGATGTTAACCACTATCCCTAAAATTGGCTTTCGCTTAGAGGACATCTGA
- a CDS encoding glycosyltransferase family 2 protein — protein sequence MGIVTSVPRHTQSPVTLSVVVPYFNEQEVLPELHQRLSSVLDSLADTSEIIYIDDGSTDNSLAIVESFTSRSSSIQSVSLSRNFGKEAAMSAGLEHCHGLAVILIDSDLQDPPELIPQMLDKWREGYDVVNMQRAERLGETWFKRQSAAVFYRLLNSMVKSEIPENVGDFRLLSREVVDHINRLPERNRYMKGIFAWPGFKQATIQFQRDARFSGETKWNYLKLIGLAVDGITSFSIRPLRIATVLGSLIAGGAFIYGVMIVIKTLLFGDPVTGYPSMMVVQLALGGIQLLSIGVLGEYIGRIFIETKQRPLYLVQSVSEKQARHQVQKREKRA from the coding sequence ATGGGAATTGTAACCTCAGTGCCACGTCATACTCAGTCACCAGTCACTCTTAGCGTTGTTGTCCCTTACTTCAACGAGCAAGAGGTGCTGCCTGAACTGCACCAACGACTAAGCTCTGTTTTAGACAGCTTGGCTGACACCAGTGAGATCATCTACATCGATGATGGTAGCACAGACAATAGCTTAGCAATTGTGGAAAGCTTCACCAGTCGTTCTTCATCGATTCAGAGTGTGTCGCTAAGCCGTAACTTTGGTAAAGAAGCAGCCATGAGTGCAGGACTAGAACACTGCCATGGTTTAGCGGTAATTCTCATTGACTCCGATCTTCAAGATCCGCCTGAGCTAATTCCTCAAATGCTAGATAAATGGCGCGAGGGTTACGATGTGGTCAATATGCAAAGAGCAGAAAGGCTCGGTGAAACGTGGTTTAAACGTCAGTCTGCGGCTGTGTTTTATCGCCTTCTTAATTCGATGGTCAAATCTGAGATCCCTGAAAATGTCGGAGATTTTCGTCTTTTGTCGAGAGAAGTTGTTGATCATATTAATCGTCTCCCGGAGAGAAATCGTTACATGAAAGGGATCTTCGCTTGGCCGGGATTCAAGCAAGCAACGATTCAGTTTCAACGCGATGCACGATTTAGCGGCGAAACGAAGTGGAATTATCTCAAGCTGATCGGTTTAGCCGTTGATGGTATTACCTCTTTCTCAATTCGTCCTCTTAGGATTGCCACAGTGCTTGGAAGCTTGATTGCAGGGGGCGCATTCATCTATGGCGTGATGATCGTGATTAAAACACTGCTGTTTGGTGATCCTGTCACCGGTTATCCGTCAATGATGGTTGTGCAACTGGCACTAGGTGGCATTCAGCTTCTCAGTATAGGTGTATTGGGCGAATACATTGGTCGAATCTTCATTGAAACCAAACAAAGGCCACTCTACCTAGTGCAGTCGGTCAGTGAAAAACAAGCAAGGCACCAAGTACAAAAAAGGGAGAAGCGGGCGTGA
- a CDS encoding ArnT family glycosyltransferase, with the protein MSFNRVHLWAILGAALLIRLLTLGAYPLMDTTEARYGEMARLMIETGNWITPQFDYGVPFWGKPPLFTWMSAVGIETFGINEFAVRVPHWMAGILILLFMGLFAKRVGYNGLITALVLATCGIFSIAAGAVMTDMALTLGMTIAMLGFYLCWLSYEEDKPNRGWGYIGFVGLAIGLLAKGPLVIVLMGLAVVPWLVLQHGFTQALKVLWQRFPIATGTLLMLIIALPWYVLAERATPGFIDYFIVGEHFKRFLVSGWEGDLYGTAHNEVRGTIWLFWLYSAAPWSIVLPILLWKKRRSLKSRIKPKNGIVSFLLFWMVAPLVLFTFSGNILPAYVLPGVPAIGLLMSILVSDLKQDKKWFKVTASIVPALLVIAVGFIHLDAGDKRSDKVILRMAQPDVATYYVGSRPFSGQFYSSGQAKLLSDESELNALSQVQLIGERNAVDKLVKEKLLSCIIEFTAKSRRSLYRCGQQS; encoded by the coding sequence GTGAGTTTTAACCGAGTTCACTTATGGGCGATTTTAGGCGCGGCACTCTTGATTCGACTGCTGACTTTAGGCGCTTATCCACTTATGGATACCACCGAAGCCAGATACGGTGAAATGGCGCGGTTAATGATTGAGACGGGCAACTGGATTACGCCTCAATTTGACTATGGCGTGCCTTTCTGGGGCAAGCCGCCATTGTTTACATGGATGAGTGCAGTGGGTATCGAAACGTTCGGTATCAACGAGTTTGCCGTTCGAGTTCCCCATTGGATGGCTGGTATATTGATTTTGCTGTTTATGGGCTTGTTTGCCAAACGGGTAGGTTACAACGGCTTAATCACGGCACTGGTCTTAGCAACCTGTGGGATCTTTTCAATTGCTGCAGGCGCGGTAATGACGGATATGGCGCTAACCCTAGGCATGACCATCGCCATGCTTGGTTTCTATTTATGCTGGCTTAGCTATGAGGAAGATAAGCCCAATAGGGGATGGGGCTACATTGGTTTTGTCGGCTTAGCGATCGGCTTATTGGCTAAAGGGCCGCTTGTGATTGTGTTAATGGGGCTTGCTGTCGTGCCTTGGCTTGTTTTGCAGCATGGTTTCACTCAGGCGCTAAAAGTGCTTTGGCAGCGTTTCCCGATCGCAACAGGGACACTGCTGATGCTAATCATTGCCTTACCTTGGTATGTGTTGGCAGAACGTGCAACTCCGGGCTTTATCGATTATTTCATCGTAGGTGAGCACTTTAAGCGCTTTCTAGTCAGTGGTTGGGAGGGCGATCTTTACGGGACAGCACACAATGAAGTTCGCGGCACTATCTGGTTGTTCTGGCTATATTCCGCTGCGCCTTGGTCAATTGTGTTGCCGATTTTACTGTGGAAAAAACGTCGCAGTTTGAAATCAAGGATCAAACCTAAAAATGGCATTGTTAGCTTCTTACTGTTTTGGATGGTAGCGCCTTTGGTTCTATTTACCTTCTCAGGAAATATTCTGCCCGCTTATGTGCTGCCGGGTGTGCCAGCGATTGGTTTGCTGATGTCGATTCTGGTTTCGGATCTAAAACAAGATAAAAAGTGGTTTAAGGTCACCGCGAGTATCGTACCCGCATTACTGGTGATTGCGGTCGGATTTATTCATTTAGATGCCGGGGATAAACGTAGCGACAAAGTCATTCTTAGAATGGCTCAGCCTGACGTCGCGACCTACTATGTTGGCTCACGTCCTTTCTCCGGTCAGTTTTACAGTTCTGGTCAGGCAAAGTTACTCAGTGATGAATCGGAACTGAATGCCTTGTCTCAGGTGCAGCTGATTGGTGAACGCAATGCAGTAGATAAACTGGTTAAAGAAAAGCTATTAAGCTGCATTATCGAGTTTACCGCAAAGAGTCGTCGCTCATTGTATCGTTGTGGTCAACAGTCATGA
- a CDS encoding GtrA family protein translates to MNSKFFRFAVIGCIGFIADALVFSVLFYLADTPIMVARAMAFVCAATVTWFGNRIFTFQNTEQKVVRQWIKFMCGASFSALPNFLVFKLLSSVLGEAGLGPVIALVAGVLVGMVSNYLLSSRWAFAQVGIKRAE, encoded by the coding sequence ATGAACAGCAAGTTTTTTCGCTTTGCAGTGATTGGATGCATCGGCTTTATCGCCGATGCTTTGGTTTTTTCGGTTCTGTTTTATCTTGCAGACACGCCAATTATGGTTGCCCGTGCAATGGCGTTTGTGTGCGCCGCGACGGTGACATGGTTTGGTAATCGCATCTTCACTTTTCAAAACACAGAACAAAAAGTGGTTCGGCAATGGATCAAGTTTATGTGTGGAGCGAGCTTTTCTGCCTTGCCAAACTTCTTGGTGTTTAAGCTGTTGTCATCTGTTTTAGGAGAAGCAGGACTTGGGCCAGTGATCGCCTTAGTTGCTGGGGTACTGGTAGGGATGGTGAGTAATTACTTGCTAAGTTCTCGTTGGGCTTTTGCTCAGGTTGGTATTAAACGCGCAGAATAA
- a CDS encoding TetR/AcrR family transcriptional regulator, which yields MASRNSTKEKILDVAEALFAEHGFKDTSLRTITSKAGVNLASVNYHFGDKKTLVRAVLDRYLEAFMPAVQDALINLNLNESFEMADVFESLRGPLRNLNDVRPNGTSRFMLLIGRGYTDVQGHLRWFITTRYSDALSLFTESVMKANPKLTQEELFWRLHFTLGTCVFTMASSQALLEIAENDYGKAMDAKSVVDQLIPFLAAGVAAE from the coding sequence ATGGCAAGTAGAAACTCCACCAAAGAGAAAATTCTTGATGTAGCAGAAGCGCTGTTTGCAGAACATGGCTTCAAAGATACCTCTCTACGCACTATTACCAGTAAAGCGGGTGTGAATTTAGCGTCGGTTAACTATCACTTTGGTGATAAGAAAACCTTGGTGAGAGCGGTGTTGGATCGATACCTCGAAGCATTTATGCCAGCCGTTCAAGATGCATTGATTAACCTCAACCTAAATGAAAGTTTTGAGATGGCTGACGTGTTTGAGTCTCTACGCGGTCCGTTACGTAATCTAAATGATGTACGGCCAAATGGAACCAGTCGCTTTATGCTATTAATCGGTCGCGGTTACACCGATGTGCAGGGCCATTTACGTTGGTTTATCACCACTCGTTATTCGGATGCATTATCTCTGTTTACTGAATCGGTAATGAAAGCGAATCCGAAGCTCACTCAAGAAGAGTTGTTCTGGCGTTTACATTTCACGCTCGGAACTTGTGTTTTCACAATGGCTTCAAGCCAAGCGTTACTTGAGATTGCAGAAAATGATTACGGAAAAGCAATGGATGCCAAGTCCGTTGTCGACCAACTGATTCCATTCTTAGCAGCAGGCGTCGCTGCAGAATAG
- a CDS encoding acyl-CoA dehydrogenase, translating to MGSLRRKWVSDPAFKMFKKVLPPLSSTEKEAMEAGSVWWDGELFSGRPDFTKLHHYPKPTLTAEEQSFMDNELETLLAMLDDHKIVKEDRDLPPEVWQYLRKERFFSLIISKEYGGREFSSLANSTIVTRIATRSISAAVCVMVPNSLGPGELLSHYGTQEQKDYWLPRLADGTDIPCFALTGPEAGSDAGGIPDEGIVCYGEHEGKEVLGVRINWNKRYITLAPVATVLGLAFKMYDPDGLMGDKKELGITCALIPADHKGVENGERHDPLGLAFMNGPTFGKDVFIPMDWLIGGQDYAGKGWRMLVECLSAGRGISLPALGTAVGHLTSRTTGAYAYVRKQFGMSIGKFEGVAESLGRIGGLTYLLEASRTLTTTSLDLKEKPGIVTAIAKYHMTEMARTILNDSMDIHSGRAIQDGPMNYLASPYLGIPVAITVEGANILTRNLMIFGQGATRCHPYVLKEMEAAANPDHKQGAKEFDDLLFKHIKHAMGNTFGAFGAALTGSRFIKADMSGATQKYYKEMTRLSRALAVSADIAMATLGGDLKRKEMISARLGDVLAYLYMASAALKKYEDEGRQQQDLDFVHYAVQHCLYNAANALQEAFTNYPHKAVGRLLKVLIFPLGNHFAKPSDDLTVKLAEALMTPGAQRDRLTNLCYVGKDENDSVGLMETAFLAMYDIKGLERKLMRAAKEGKVARKGLLADRLAQALEADVLTQEEVDQIVAADKLRYKAIQVDHFSHDFSAIHTNGKPKKGKAKLNTAA from the coding sequence ATGGGCTCTCTAAGAAGAAAATGGGTAAGTGACCCAGCTTTTAAAATGTTTAAAAAAGTGCTGCCACCACTATCGAGTACTGAAAAGGAAGCAATGGAAGCGGGTAGTGTTTGGTGGGATGGAGAGCTTTTCTCTGGTCGCCCTGACTTCACTAAGCTTCACCATTATCCGAAGCCAACCCTAACGGCTGAAGAGCAGTCGTTTATGGATAACGAGCTAGAAACTCTGCTAGCTATGCTAGATGACCATAAGATCGTAAAAGAAGATCGCGATTTGCCACCTGAAGTTTGGCAGTACCTGCGTAAAGAGCGCTTCTTCTCTTTGATCATTTCAAAAGAGTACGGTGGTCGTGAGTTTTCATCATTGGCTAACTCAACAATTGTAACGCGAATTGCAACCCGTAGTATCAGTGCAGCGGTTTGTGTGATGGTACCAAACTCGTTAGGTCCAGGTGAGCTTCTGTCACACTACGGTACTCAGGAACAAAAAGATTATTGGTTGCCTCGCCTAGCGGATGGTACTGATATCCCATGTTTCGCGCTTACTGGCCCAGAAGCGGGCTCTGATGCTGGTGGTATTCCAGATGAAGGTATTGTTTGTTACGGCGAGCATGAAGGCAAAGAAGTCTTAGGTGTTCGTATCAACTGGAACAAGCGCTACATTACACTAGCACCTGTTGCGACTGTTCTTGGCTTAGCGTTCAAGATGTACGATCCAGATGGTTTGATGGGTGACAAGAAAGAATTGGGTATCACCTGTGCTCTTATCCCAGCAGATCATAAAGGTGTTGAAAACGGTGAGCGCCATGACCCACTAGGGTTAGCATTTATGAACGGCCCAACCTTTGGTAAAGATGTGTTCATTCCAATGGACTGGCTGATCGGTGGTCAAGATTACGCAGGTAAAGGCTGGCGTATGCTCGTTGAGTGTCTATCAGCAGGTCGTGGTATTTCACTTCCGGCATTGGGCACTGCGGTTGGTCACCTAACTTCACGTACGACAGGTGCTTATGCGTATGTTCGTAAGCAATTTGGCATGTCGATTGGTAAGTTTGAAGGGGTAGCAGAATCGCTAGGTCGAATTGGTGGTTTAACTTACCTACTAGAAGCAAGTCGAACCCTGACGACAACCTCTCTCGATCTTAAAGAGAAACCGGGCATTGTTACCGCGATCGCTAAATACCATATGACAGAGATGGCCCGTACCATTCTTAATGACTCAATGGATATTCACTCTGGTCGTGCAATTCAGGATGGCCCAATGAACTACTTGGCATCGCCATACTTGGGTATTCCGGTGGCGATTACGGTAGAAGGTGCCAATATTCTTACTCGTAACTTGATGATCTTTGGGCAAGGTGCAACACGTTGTCATCCATACGTACTTAAAGAGATGGAAGCGGCAGCAAATCCTGATCACAAGCAAGGTGCGAAAGAGTTTGATGATTTGCTGTTTAAGCATATTAAACATGCGATGGGTAATACCTTCGGTGCGTTTGGTGCGGCGTTGACAGGTTCTCGATTCATTAAAGCCGACATGAGCGGTGCGACTCAGAAATACTACAAAGAGATGACTCGCCTAAGCCGTGCGCTTGCAGTGAGTGCTGATATTGCGATGGCGACGTTAGGCGGAGATCTGAAACGTAAAGAAATGATTTCTGCTCGTTTAGGTGATGTGCTTGCTTATCTATACATGGCTTCAGCAGCGCTTAAGAAATATGAGGATGAAGGTCGTCAGCAACAAGATCTAGACTTTGTTCACTATGCTGTTCAGCACTGTTTATACAATGCGGCTAATGCACTACAAGAAGCCTTCACTAACTATCCTCACAAAGCAGTAGGACGTTTATTAAAAGTACTTATCTTCCCGTTGGGTAACCATTTTGCGAAGCCTAGTGATGATTTAACGGTGAAACTAGCAGAAGCCTTGATGACTCCAGGTGCGCAGCGCGATCGCTTGACTAACCTTTGCTACGTTGGCAAAGATGAGAATGACAGTGTTGGCCTGATGGAGACGGCATTCTTAGCTATGTACGACATTAAGGGTCTGGAGCGTAAGCTAATGCGTGCGGCGAAGGAAGGTAAGGTTGCTCGTAAAGGGTTGCTGGCAGACCGATTAGCACAGGCACTAGAAGCGGATGTCCTAACTCAGGAAGAAGTAGATCAGATTGTCGCGGCAGACAAGCTTCGCTATAAAGCGATTCAAGTGGACCACTTTAGCCATGACTTTAGCGCGATTCACACCAATGGTAAGCCAAAAAAGGGCAAAGCTAAGCTAAATACTGCAGCTTAG
- the fabV gene encoding enoyl-ACP reductase FabV — translation MIIKPRIRGFICTTTHPVGCEANVKEQITYTKAQGPIKDAPKRVLVVGASSGYGLSSRIAAAFGGGASTIGVFFEKEGTEKKPGTAGFYNSVAFEKLAREEGLYAKSLNGDAFSNEAKEKTIELIKEDLGQIDMVVYSLASPVRKMPETGELIRSSLKPIGDTYTSTAVDTNKDVIIEASVEPATEEEIKDTVTVMGGEDWELWINALSEAGVLADGCKTVAYSYIGTELTWPIYWDGALGKAKMDLDRAATALNDKLSATGGTANVAVLKSVVTQASSAIPVMPLYIAMVFKKMRAEGVHEGCMEQIFRMFSERLYKEDGSAPQVDDKNRLRLDDWELRDDIQQHCRDLWPQITSENLKELTDYVEYKEEFLKLFGFGVEGVDYEADVNPDYKADFIAI, via the coding sequence ATGATCATCAAACCTAGAATTCGTGGATTTATCTGTACTACAACGCATCCAGTGGGCTGTGAAGCTAACGTAAAAGAACAAATTACTTACACAAAAGCGCAAGGCCCAATTAAAGATGCACCTAAGCGTGTACTTGTTGTTGGTGCTTCAAGTGGCTACGGTCTATCTTCTCGTATCGCAGCGGCATTTGGTGGCGGTGCTTCAACGATCGGTGTTTTCTTCGAGAAAGAAGGCACAGAGAAAAAACCTGGCACAGCGGGTTTCTACAACTCTGTAGCGTTTGAAAAGCTTGCTCGTGAAGAAGGTTTGTACGCAAAGAGCCTAAATGGCGATGCGTTCTCTAACGAAGCGAAAGAAAAGACAATCGAATTGATCAAAGAAGACCTTGGTCAGATTGATATGGTAGTTTACTCACTGGCTTCTCCAGTACGTAAGATGCCAGAAACCGGTGAACTAATCCGTTCATCACTTAAGCCAATCGGTGATACTTACACTTCTACAGCGGTTGATACCAACAAAGACGTGATCATCGAAGCGAGCGTTGAGCCGGCGACAGAAGAAGAGATCAAAGACACTGTTACTGTAATGGGCGGTGAAGATTGGGAACTTTGGATCAACGCTCTATCTGAAGCAGGCGTATTAGCTGACGGTTGTAAGACGGTTGCATACAGCTACATTGGTACTGAACTGACTTGGCCAATCTACTGGGATGGTGCACTAGGTAAAGCGAAGATGGACCTTGACCGCGCTGCAACGGCTCTTAACGACAAGCTTTCGGCAACAGGTGGTACGGCGAATGTTGCAGTACTTAAGTCTGTTGTAACTCAAGCAAGTTCTGCTATTCCTGTAATGCCACTATACATTGCGATGGTATTTAAGAAGATGCGTGCTGAAGGCGTACATGAAGGCTGTATGGAACAGATCTTCCGTATGTTCAGTGAGCGTCTATACAAAGAAGACGGTAGTGCACCACAAGTGGACGACAAAAACCGTCTACGTCTAGATGACTGGGAACTACGTGACGACATCCAGCAACACTGTCGTGACCTATGGCCACAAATCACGTCTGAAAACCTAAAAGAGCTAACTGACTACGTTGAGTACAAAGAAGAGTTCTTGAAGCTATTCGGCTTTGGTGTTGAAGGCGTAGATTACGAAGCTGACGTAAACCCAGACTACAAAGCAGATTTTATTGCGATCTAG
- the xthA gene encoding exodeoxyribonuclease III, which produces MKVISFNINGLRARLHQLQAVIDKHQPDVIGLQEIKVHDEAFPLEDVEAMGYKVYFHGQKAHYGVAMLCKKEPISVQKGFPTDNEDHQKRMIMVTLEDDNGEKVTVLNGYFPQGDNISHETKFPYKRQFYKDLMTYLNDHHNNDEQLIVMGDINISPIDADIGIGEPNRKRWLKTGKCSFQPEEREWLKTLLDWGFVDTFRQIHPDVNDRFSWFDYRSKGFPDNRGLRIDVVLATPKLAEKCIESDVDYELRGIEKPSDHAPIWSTFK; this is translated from the coding sequence ATGAAAGTTATCTCTTTCAATATCAACGGTCTTCGTGCCCGCCTTCATCAACTACAAGCCGTGATCGATAAGCATCAACCTGATGTTATCGGCCTACAAGAAATCAAAGTGCACGACGAAGCCTTTCCTCTAGAAGATGTGGAAGCGATGGGTTACAAGGTGTACTTCCATGGGCAGAAAGCGCACTACGGCGTGGCTATGCTGTGTAAGAAAGAACCTATCTCAGTTCAAAAAGGTTTCCCAACCGATAACGAAGATCATCAAAAGCGTATGATCATGGTGACGTTAGAAGATGATAACGGTGAAAAGGTCACGGTACTTAATGGCTACTTCCCACAAGGCGATAACATCAGCCACGAAACCAAGTTCCCGTATAAGCGTCAGTTCTATAAAGACTTAATGACTTACCTGAACGATCATCACAACAATGATGAACAGCTTATCGTTATGGGCGACATTAACATCAGCCCAATTGACGCAGACATCGGCATTGGCGAGCCAAACCGTAAGCGTTGGCTGAAAACCGGTAAGTGTTCGTTCCAACCGGAAGAGCGCGAATGGTTGAAGACACTATTAGACTGGGGCTTTGTCGACACTTTCCGTCAAATCCACCCAGATGTAAACGATCGTTTCTCGTGGTTTGATTACCGCTCAAAAGGGTTCCCAGATAACCGCGGCCTACGTATCGATGTGGTTCTAGCCACTCCAAAACTTGCCGAGAAATGTATCGAATCAGATGTTGACTACGAATTACGTGGTATCGAAAAGCCTTCTGATCACGCACCGATTTGGTCGACGTTTAAGTAA
- a CDS encoding methyl-accepting chemotaxis protein codes for MRTLSVQWKITLLAGFCLLVTSLSLIGFSVYNAISNQHQIKQQSSKSVIDKSEQIVETRALLNATQVSEFLNEALYRAEMLASSVMFQKNLSEENFGDSEELRTALDEMVRRAVIDFDSVQGAYLVFRPNMLDNEDSNYVDAEYVGSNEIGRFSPYWMTAQNGENIVSSVLSEAVLEDATNSERFYCPLASGETCITTPRVVTQDGGAFLTSSISIPLLIDDTTIGFFGIDLRLDGLSGIVVNSDQQLFSGSGHVNLISLDGSLIASDNPSSAVGQPFVSDIVSPDKLTDLLFGQSVQTQWSEDGQWLNVFAPIMVANQTWGVLFDLPRSSVLADAEALDEIISQQVESSVATELIAGIVLVVLGLATIAFSASRLVKPIREVVVRLDDIASGEGDLTQRLEVKSQDEIGQLAIGFNRFLDKLQSIISEVIDTTIQVGTTTQQSRVAAQQTRTSSDSQFKEVDLVATASEEMTQTAGLVVQNAEIAVREAEKANEAAASGQDVIDKSQQEMLRLVERMTAAVPVVEELAANNANITEILSVIEGVSEQTNLLALNAAIEAARAGDQGRGFAVVADEVRNLASRTQESVGEIRQVIENVQNGTRDVVQAIQDGNDLANDSAVQVQNAAKELGQIFEAIASINDMNTQIVKAAEEQQSVSAEVNQSVSNIRDLSAQILTQAEESETVSAQIADLSDKQQQLVNQFKV; via the coding sequence ATGCGAACGTTATCAGTGCAGTGGAAAATCACTCTCCTAGCAGGTTTTTGCCTGCTTGTCACTTCTCTTTCTTTGATTGGCTTTTCCGTTTATAACGCGATTTCTAATCAACACCAGATCAAACAGCAGAGTTCAAAGTCTGTTATCGACAAGTCAGAACAGATTGTAGAGACTCGCGCCTTGCTTAATGCAACGCAAGTTTCTGAGTTTCTAAATGAAGCCTTGTATCGAGCAGAGATGCTCGCATCTAGCGTGATGTTTCAAAAGAACCTAAGTGAAGAAAACTTTGGTGATAGTGAGGAGTTACGAACTGCATTGGATGAGATGGTACGCAGAGCGGTTATAGATTTTGACAGTGTACAAGGTGCCTACTTGGTGTTTAGGCCCAATATGCTTGATAACGAAGATAGTAACTATGTTGACGCGGAGTATGTTGGCTCCAATGAAATTGGTCGATTTTCGCCATATTGGATGACAGCGCAAAATGGTGAAAACATTGTTTCGAGTGTTTTATCTGAAGCCGTATTAGAAGACGCAACCAACAGTGAGCGTTTCTACTGTCCATTAGCATCGGGTGAAACCTGTATAACCACGCCAAGAGTGGTCACTCAAGATGGCGGGGCATTCTTAACCAGTTCAATTTCAATTCCACTCTTGATTGATGATACAACAATTGGCTTCTTTGGCATCGACCTGCGATTAGATGGTCTGTCAGGGATTGTCGTTAACTCTGATCAACAGCTGTTCTCTGGCAGTGGTCATGTCAATCTGATCAGCTTAGACGGGTCATTGATCGCCAGTGATAATCCATCTAGTGCGGTCGGTCAGCCATTTGTGAGTGATATTGTTTCCCCGGATAAGTTAACTGACCTACTGTTTGGGCAATCCGTTCAGACACAGTGGAGTGAAGACGGCCAGTGGCTTAATGTTTTTGCACCAATTATGGTCGCGAATCAGACTTGGGGTGTGCTATTTGATCTGCCCCGCTCTAGTGTGCTTGCAGATGCAGAGGCTCTAGATGAGATAATCAGCCAGCAAGTCGAGTCGAGTGTGGCGACAGAGCTTATCGCAGGTATTGTGCTTGTAGTGCTTGGTCTTGCTACGATTGCCTTCTCTGCCTCGCGATTAGTGAAGCCAATTCGAGAAGTGGTTGTACGCTTAGATGATATCGCTTCAGGTGAAGGGGACTTAACCCAACGCTTAGAGGTGAAGTCGCAAGATGAAATCGGACAGCTCGCGATAGGTTTCAACCGCTTCTTAGATAAGCTGCAATCAATTATCAGTGAAGTTATCGATACGACGATTCAAGTAGGAACAACAACCCAACAGTCGCGAGTTGCCGCGCAGCAAACTCGCACCAGTAGCGACTCGCAGTTCAAAGAAGTTGATCTAGTCGCAACGGCATCAGAAGAGATGACACAAACGGCGGGCTTAGTGGTTCAAAATGCAGAAATTGCAGTAAGAGAAGCTGAAAAAGCAAATGAAGCGGCTGCATCTGGTCAAGATGTGATAGATAAGTCTCAACAAGAAATGCTGCGTTTGGTGGAACGTATGACAGCTGCGGTTCCTGTTGTAGAAGAACTCGCGGCGAACAACGCCAATATCACGGAGATTTTATCGGTGATAGAAGGTGTGTCAGAGCAAACAAATTTATTAGCACTTAACGCCGCTATTGAGGCGGCAAGGGCAGGAGATCAAGGTCGTGGCTTTGCGGTCGTTGCCGACGAAGTTCGTAATCTTGCGAGCCGAACTCAAGAATCCGTTGGTGAAATCAGGCAGGTGATCGAAAACGTGCAAAACGGCACGCGAGATGTGGTTCAAGCGATTCAAGATGGCAACGACCTTGCCAATGATTCCGCTGTTCAAGTACAAAATGCAGCGAAAGAGCTAGGTCAGATTTTTGAAGCAATCGCATCAATCAATGATATGAACACTCAGATCGTTAAGGCGGCCGAAGAGCAACAATCTGTTTCGGCAGAGGTTAACCAGAGTGTTAGCAATATCCGAGATTTGAGCGCGCAAATTCTCACTCAAGCTGAAGAGTCAGAGACGGTTAGTGCCCAAATTGCCGATCTGTCTGATAAGCAGCAGCAGTTGGTGAATCAGTTTAAAGTCTAG